The following are from one region of the Mauremys reevesii isolate NIE-2019 linkage group 2, ASM1616193v1, whole genome shotgun sequence genome:
- the PAG1 gene encoding phosphoprotein associated with glycosphingolipid-enriched microdomains 1 isoform X2, with the protein MNVPSDKEMFSHSITSLAIDPLVSSDQNGGLSNGDVLSEDSTTACIQPYEEVQTSVSDLLDHQDTLGKSIKCHQSRELPRIPPNDAMETILSPRNIENDQGLGMEGPYEVLKDSSSQENIVEDCLYETVKEIKDVGVAANTERSCGSKPKSTPTVAEGLDQIPEHRIESAEYASVDRNKKSRQSTNSESPLGNTPDMEDEAPPPVPMKFLDENENVQEKGAEEEEEVTEGAGEPDKRLSSLSYKSREEDPSLTEDDISAMYSSVSKPGQAIRMLDSTYTSIQEVVPQRSPSICSGLYASVKDLENTSDITTVPQSADRPNGESEPDYEVVQSASEEEDKTLSVPNTSLAVLQGENDYESIGDLQQNSRDLTRL; encoded by the exons CCTTCAGATAAGGAGATGTTCAGCCATTCCATCACAAGTCTGGCTATAGATCCTCTTGTCAGCAGTGACCAGAATGGGGGACTGAGTAAtggggatg ttctcTCAGAAGACAGCACAACTGCCTGCATCCAGCCTTATGAAGAAGTGCAAACTTCTGTTTCTGATCTGTTAGACCATCAGGACACTCTGGGAAAGTCGATAAAATGTCACCAGAGCCGGGAGCTTCCCAGAATTCCTCCTAATGATGCCATGGAAACCATCCTCTCCCCAAGAAATATTGAAAACGATCAGGGTCTTGGAATGGAAGGGCCTTATGAGGTCTTGAAAGATAGCTCCTCCCAAGAAAACATAGTTGAAGACTGCTTGTATGAAACTGTGAAGGAAATTAAGGACGTAGGAGTAGCAGCCAACACTGAGAGAAGCTGTGGGAGCAAACCAAAGTCTACACCGACAGTTGCCGAAGGTCTGGACCAGATTCCTGAGCACAGGATTGAATCAGCAGAATATGCCTCCGTTGACAGAAATAAAAAAAGTCGGCAAAGTACTAATTCAGAGAGTCCTCTTGGCAACACTCCAGACATGGAAGATGAGGCTCCACCTCCTGTACCTATGAAATTTCTTGATGAAAATGAGAATGTTCAGGAAAAAGgagcagaggaggaagaagaggtgaCTGAGGGGGCTGGTGAACCTGATAAG AGGCTAAGTTCACTGTCTTACAAGTCTCGAGAGGAAGACCCGTCTCTGACAGAAGATGAT ATTTCAGCTATGTACTCTTCTGTGAGTAAACCAGGACAGGCCATCAGAATGCTGGATTCTACTTACACTAGTATTCAAGAAGTTGTACCTCAAAGGTCCCCATCTATTTGCAGTGGCCTCTATGCTAGCGTAAAGGACTTGGAAAACACCTCAGACATTACCACTGTGCCTCAGTCAGCGGACAGGCCAAATGGGGAGTCAGAACCAGACTACGAAGTTGTCCAGTCAGCAAGCGAAGAGGAAGACAAGACCTTATCAGTGCCTAACACCAGCCTAGCTGTTCTCCAAGGAGAGAATGACTATGAGAGTATAGGGGACTTGCAGCAAAACTCTAGGGATCTCACCAGACTTTAA
- the PAG1 gene encoding phosphoprotein associated with glycosphingolipid-enriched microdomains 1 isoform X3, with amino-acid sequence MFSHSITSLAIDPLVSSDQNGGLSNGDVLSEDSTTACIQPYEEVQTSVSDLLDHQDTLGKSIKCHQSRELPRIPPNDAMETILSPRNIENDQGLGMEGPYEVLKDSSSQENIVEDCLYETVKEIKDVGVAANTERSCGSKPKSTPTVAEGLDQIPEHRIESAEYASVDRNKKSRQSTNSESPLGNTPDMEDEAPPPVPMKFLDENENVQEKGAEEEEEVTEGAGEPDKRLSSLSYKSREEDPSLTEDDISAMYSSVSKPGQAIRMLDSTYTSIQEVVPQRSPSICSGLYASVKDLENTSDITTVPQSADRPNGESEPDYEVVQSASEEEDKTLSVPNTSLAVLQGENDYESIGDLQQNSRDLTRL; translated from the exons ATGTTCAGCCATTCCATCACAAGTCTGGCTATAGATCCTCTTGTCAGCAGTGACCAGAATGGGGGACTGAGTAAtggggatg ttctcTCAGAAGACAGCACAACTGCCTGCATCCAGCCTTATGAAGAAGTGCAAACTTCTGTTTCTGATCTGTTAGACCATCAGGACACTCTGGGAAAGTCGATAAAATGTCACCAGAGCCGGGAGCTTCCCAGAATTCCTCCTAATGATGCCATGGAAACCATCCTCTCCCCAAGAAATATTGAAAACGATCAGGGTCTTGGAATGGAAGGGCCTTATGAGGTCTTGAAAGATAGCTCCTCCCAAGAAAACATAGTTGAAGACTGCTTGTATGAAACTGTGAAGGAAATTAAGGACGTAGGAGTAGCAGCCAACACTGAGAGAAGCTGTGGGAGCAAACCAAAGTCTACACCGACAGTTGCCGAAGGTCTGGACCAGATTCCTGAGCACAGGATTGAATCAGCAGAATATGCCTCCGTTGACAGAAATAAAAAAAGTCGGCAAAGTACTAATTCAGAGAGTCCTCTTGGCAACACTCCAGACATGGAAGATGAGGCTCCACCTCCTGTACCTATGAAATTTCTTGATGAAAATGAGAATGTTCAGGAAAAAGgagcagaggaggaagaagaggtgaCTGAGGGGGCTGGTGAACCTGATAAG AGGCTAAGTTCACTGTCTTACAAGTCTCGAGAGGAAGACCCGTCTCTGACAGAAGATGAT ATTTCAGCTATGTACTCTTCTGTGAGTAAACCAGGACAGGCCATCAGAATGCTGGATTCTACTTACACTAGTATTCAAGAAGTTGTACCTCAAAGGTCCCCATCTATTTGCAGTGGCCTCTATGCTAGCGTAAAGGACTTGGAAAACACCTCAGACATTACCACTGTGCCTCAGTCAGCGGACAGGCCAAATGGGGAGTCAGAACCAGACTACGAAGTTGTCCAGTCAGCAAGCGAAGAGGAAGACAAGACCTTATCAGTGCCTAACACCAGCCTAGCTGTTCTCCAAGGAGAGAATGACTATGAGAGTATAGGGGACTTGCAGCAAAACTCTAGGGATCTCACCAGACTTTAA